Proteins encoded within one genomic window of Gadus chalcogrammus isolate NIFS_2021 chromosome 6, NIFS_Gcha_1.0, whole genome shotgun sequence:
- the cep85 gene encoding centrosomal protein of 85 kDa isoform X1 gives MFPDMEWQTPAVSEKFQSRFGRPPGTADSADTGGGALTSDRTEDFCRVGSGASFQPIRSQIPIPTAHVMPSTASEPHLRALEEPQASAELHRTSSASRTSSSSSSNSKSSSLSKSASSPNLDAQGGGGGGGGVGDPAGPKPDCLSRFRSLVNGLDHSLFPSGEHTRFDESQRFDTPSVEPTLNQTALTGGMCPDGRLRMQSHGRGDGQGRGTEAYKGSLENSYKALPEARSEACRAGQAGAAGPAGLYPGSLGPLQAQALQREHAAAAAANAYEAQSLQDACSALSSCHQQQQHKQQLESLRLQVEQMQLMSSGLGINVPYPSLYSAPLHPEATKWETLVKANEGLLKEKEILIERQKQHMVQLEQRLRDSELQVHGALLGRGAPYADVCMLRLQEAQRENAFLRAQFAERAECAAMEQAEAERRLGAVEAETRHLTDALRESGERHGEELRKQEERIRSRDKHINNLKKKCQKEAEQNREKQQRIETLERYLADLPTMEDYQSQNKQLLQTEEKAAQLQARLRELGVSLEEARSHAREKEALLEDQRRKERELLTTVTSLQERVQEGLEDGARLPSLDAETLRAENGVLRDEQQRLKKVIEKQHRMMEQLGSQLRALEEQVSQEDGGSQALREEVFSKERSLLELRTAMKELCVQNQDLMEQNLTLQERMADGEWKQRASSGQQPAAARLTQRLHGEMSSCLCDLRSLCNVLTQRSQGQDPNLSLLLGIAGPPTAGEQLEDWLSPEVLQKKLVEAKQLRRDVEELRTTVSDRYAQDMGENCTTQ, from the exons AT GTTCCCCGACATGGAGTGGCAGACACCAGCTGTGTCGGAGAAGTTCCAGAGTCGATTTGGCCGTCCGCCCGGAACGGCAGACAGTGCGGACACTGGCGGTGGAGCCTTGACATCTGACCGCACAGAAG ATTTCTGCAGGGTCGGCAGCGGCGCCTCCTTCCAGCCCATCCGCAGCCAGATTCCCATCCCCACCGCGCATGTCATGCCCTCCACGGCCTCCGAGCCCCACCTCCGCGCCCTGGAGGAGCCCCAGGCCAGCGCTGAGCTCCACAGGACCTCCTcggcctccaggacctccagcagctccagctccaaCTCCAagtcctcctcgctctccaaGTCCGCCTCCTCGCCCAACTTGGACGctcagggcggcggcggcggcggcgggggggtgggggacccCGCGGGGCCCAAGCCCGACTGCCTGAGCAGGTTCCGCAGCCTCGTCAACGGACTGGACCACTCGCTCTTCCCCTCGGGGGAGCACACCCGCTTCGACGAGAGCCAGAGGTTCGACACCCCCTCGGTGGAGCCCACGCTCAACCAGACGGCCCTGACGGGGGGGATGTGTCCCGACGGGAGGCTCAGGATGCAGTCCCACGGCCGCGGCGATGGCCAGGGCCGCGGGACGGAGGCCTACAAAGGCAGCCTGGAGAACTCTTACAAAGCGCTCCCGGAGGCCCGGTCCGAGGCCTGCAGGGCCGGCCAGGCCGGGGCGGCCGGCCCGGCAGGCCTTTACCCCGGCTCCCTGGGCCCTCTGCAGGCACAGGCTCTGCAGAGGGAgcacgcggcggcggcggcggccaacGCCTACGAAGCGCAGAGCCTTCAGGACGCGTGCAGCGCCCTGTCCAGctgccaccagcagcagcagcacaagcAGCAGCTGGAGAGCCTGCGACTGCAGGTGGAACAAATGCAG TTAATGTCCTCTGGGTTGGGCATCAATGTCCCGTACCCTTCGTTGTACTCCGCTCCCCTGCACCCTGAGGCCACGAAGTGGGAGACTCTGGTCAAAGCCAACGAGGGGctgctgaaggagaaggagatccTGATCGAGAG GCAGAAGCAGCACATGGTCCAGCTGGAGCAGCGCCTTCGGGACAGCGAGCTGCAGGTCCACGGGGCCCTCCTGGGCCGAGGGGCCCCCTACGCCGATGTGTGCATGCTCCGGCTGCAG GAGGCCCAGCGGGAGAACGCCTTCCTCCGGGCTCAGTTTGCCGAGCGGGCCGAGTGCGCCGCCATGGAGCAGGCGGAGGCGGAGCGCCGCCTGGGCGCCGTGGAGGCGGAGACGCGGCACCTGACGGACGCGTTAAGGGAGAGCGGCGAGAGGCACGGCGAGGAGCTGAggaagcaggaggagagg atccGCAGTCGAGACAAGCACATCAACAACCTGAAGAAGAAGTGCCAGAAGGAGGCGGAGCAGAACCGAGAGAAGCAGCAGCGCATCGAGACCCTGGAGCGCTACCTGGCGGACCTGCCCACCATGGAGGACTACCAGAGCCAGAACAAACAG CTGCTGCAGACGGAGGAGAAGGCGGCCCAGCTGCAGGCCCGGCTCCGGGAGCTGGGCGTGAGCCTGGAGGAGGCCCGGTCCCACGCCCGGGAGAAGGAGGCGCTGCTGGAGGACCAGCGGCGCAAGGAGAGGGAGCTTCTGACCACCGTCACCAG TCTGCAGGAGCGGGTGCAGGAGGGACTGGAGGACGGGGCCCGACTGCCTTCCCTGGACGCCGAGACGCTCCGGGCGGAGAACGGCGTCCTGAGGGACGAGCAGCAGAGACTCAAGAAG GTCATAGAGAAGCAACACCGGATGATGGAACAGCTCGGATCACAGCTTCGG GCTTTAGAGGAGCAGGTGTCTCAGGAGGACGGCGGCTCCCAGGCGCTCCGAGAGGAGGTGTTCTCCAAGGAACGGAGCCTGCTAGAGCTCCGCACCGCCATGAAGGAG CTCTGCGTCCAGAACCAGGACCTGATGGAGCAGAACCTCACGCTGCAGGAGAGGATGGCGGACGGCGAGTGGAAGCAGCGGGCCTCGTCCGGCCAGCAGCCCGCGGCGGCCCGCCTCACGCAGCGCCTGCACGGCGAGATGTCCTCGTGCCTGTGCGACCTGCGCTCGCTGTGCAACGTGCTGACCCAGCGCTCCCAGGGCCAGGACCCCAACCTCTCGCTCCTGCTGGGCATCGCGG GCCCCCCCACGGCGGGAGAGCAGCTGGAGGACTGGCTGAGCCCGGAGGTGTTGCAGAAGAAGCTGGTCGAGGCGAAGCAGCTCCGCCGTGACGTGGAGGAACTACGCACCACCGTCTCCGATCGCTACGCCCAGGACATGGGCGAGAACTGCACCACCCAatga
- the cep85 gene encoding centrosomal protein of 85 kDa isoform X3, producing the protein MPSTASEPHLRALEEPQASAELHRTSSASRTSSSSSSNSKSSSLSKSASSPNLDAQGGGGGGGGVGDPAGPKPDCLSRFRSLVNGLDHSLFPSGEHTRFDESQRFDTPSVEPTLNQTALTGGMCPDGRLRMQSHGRGDGQGRGTEAYKGSLENSYKALPEARSEACRAGQAGAAGPAGLYPGSLGPLQAQALQREHAAAAAANAYEAQSLQDACSALSSCHQQQQHKQQLESLRLQVEQMQLMSSGLGINVPYPSLYSAPLHPEATKWETLVKANEGLLKEKEILIERQKQHMVQLEQRLRDSELQVHGALLGRGAPYADVCMLRLQEAQRENAFLRAQFAERAECAAMEQAEAERRLGAVEAETRHLTDALRESGERHGEELRKQEERIRSRDKHINNLKKKCQKEAEQNREKQQRIETLERYLADLPTMEDYQSQNKQLLQTEEKAAQLQARLRELGVSLEEARSHAREKEALLEDQRRKERELLTTVTSLQERVQEGLEDGARLPSLDAETLRAENGVLRDEQQRLKKVIEKQHRMMEQLGSQLRALEEQVSQEDGGSQALREEVFSKERSLLELRTAMKELCVQNQDLMEQNLTLQERMADGEWKQRASSGQQPAAARLTQRLHGEMSSCLCDLRSLCNVLTQRSQGQDPNLSLLLGIAGPPTAGEQLEDWLSPEVLQKKLVEAKQLRRDVEELRTTVSDRYAQDMGENCTTQ; encoded by the exons ATGCCCTCCACGGCCTCCGAGCCCCACCTCCGCGCCCTGGAGGAGCCCCAGGCCAGCGCTGAGCTCCACAGGACCTCCTcggcctccaggacctccagcagctccagctccaaCTCCAagtcctcctcgctctccaaGTCCGCCTCCTCGCCCAACTTGGACGctcagggcggcggcggcggcggcgggggggtgggggacccCGCGGGGCCCAAGCCCGACTGCCTGAGCAGGTTCCGCAGCCTCGTCAACGGACTGGACCACTCGCTCTTCCCCTCGGGGGAGCACACCCGCTTCGACGAGAGCCAGAGGTTCGACACCCCCTCGGTGGAGCCCACGCTCAACCAGACGGCCCTGACGGGGGGGATGTGTCCCGACGGGAGGCTCAGGATGCAGTCCCACGGCCGCGGCGATGGCCAGGGCCGCGGGACGGAGGCCTACAAAGGCAGCCTGGAGAACTCTTACAAAGCGCTCCCGGAGGCCCGGTCCGAGGCCTGCAGGGCCGGCCAGGCCGGGGCGGCCGGCCCGGCAGGCCTTTACCCCGGCTCCCTGGGCCCTCTGCAGGCACAGGCTCTGCAGAGGGAgcacgcggcggcggcggcggccaacGCCTACGAAGCGCAGAGCCTTCAGGACGCGTGCAGCGCCCTGTCCAGctgccaccagcagcagcagcacaagcAGCAGCTGGAGAGCCTGCGACTGCAGGTGGAACAAATGCAG TTAATGTCCTCTGGGTTGGGCATCAATGTCCCGTACCCTTCGTTGTACTCCGCTCCCCTGCACCCTGAGGCCACGAAGTGGGAGACTCTGGTCAAAGCCAACGAGGGGctgctgaaggagaaggagatccTGATCGAGAG GCAGAAGCAGCACATGGTCCAGCTGGAGCAGCGCCTTCGGGACAGCGAGCTGCAGGTCCACGGGGCCCTCCTGGGCCGAGGGGCCCCCTACGCCGATGTGTGCATGCTCCGGCTGCAG GAGGCCCAGCGGGAGAACGCCTTCCTCCGGGCTCAGTTTGCCGAGCGGGCCGAGTGCGCCGCCATGGAGCAGGCGGAGGCGGAGCGCCGCCTGGGCGCCGTGGAGGCGGAGACGCGGCACCTGACGGACGCGTTAAGGGAGAGCGGCGAGAGGCACGGCGAGGAGCTGAggaagcaggaggagagg atccGCAGTCGAGACAAGCACATCAACAACCTGAAGAAGAAGTGCCAGAAGGAGGCGGAGCAGAACCGAGAGAAGCAGCAGCGCATCGAGACCCTGGAGCGCTACCTGGCGGACCTGCCCACCATGGAGGACTACCAGAGCCAGAACAAACAG CTGCTGCAGACGGAGGAGAAGGCGGCCCAGCTGCAGGCCCGGCTCCGGGAGCTGGGCGTGAGCCTGGAGGAGGCCCGGTCCCACGCCCGGGAGAAGGAGGCGCTGCTGGAGGACCAGCGGCGCAAGGAGAGGGAGCTTCTGACCACCGTCACCAG TCTGCAGGAGCGGGTGCAGGAGGGACTGGAGGACGGGGCCCGACTGCCTTCCCTGGACGCCGAGACGCTCCGGGCGGAGAACGGCGTCCTGAGGGACGAGCAGCAGAGACTCAAGAAG GTCATAGAGAAGCAACACCGGATGATGGAACAGCTCGGATCACAGCTTCGG GCTTTAGAGGAGCAGGTGTCTCAGGAGGACGGCGGCTCCCAGGCGCTCCGAGAGGAGGTGTTCTCCAAGGAACGGAGCCTGCTAGAGCTCCGCACCGCCATGAAGGAG CTCTGCGTCCAGAACCAGGACCTGATGGAGCAGAACCTCACGCTGCAGGAGAGGATGGCGGACGGCGAGTGGAAGCAGCGGGCCTCGTCCGGCCAGCAGCCCGCGGCGGCCCGCCTCACGCAGCGCCTGCACGGCGAGATGTCCTCGTGCCTGTGCGACCTGCGCTCGCTGTGCAACGTGCTGACCCAGCGCTCCCAGGGCCAGGACCCCAACCTCTCGCTCCTGCTGGGCATCGCGG GCCCCCCCACGGCGGGAGAGCAGCTGGAGGACTGGCTGAGCCCGGAGGTGTTGCAGAAGAAGCTGGTCGAGGCGAAGCAGCTCCGCCGTGACGTGGAGGAACTACGCACCACCGTCTCCGATCGCTACGCCCAGGACATGGGCGAGAACTGCACCACCCAatga
- the ubxn11 gene encoding UBX domain-containing protein 11 yields the protein MTSPLSMLKKQKRVALPGPSGALGSDAYRGQLFPEVRCCPPEGPPSDLELLSSMMQRLTQLEATVKSQAKELENKEKKITILERKLNLTEPKKVVADQEDLMKTCRRLHTQVAEMENFLIDYGLMWVGDGEEGEETPQLGLEAAEQEQSQGTERTQWHPDTSAVAGFQVNFDLLLQNVRQLNLLAGEGESFVQPTAMGAQLATREPIQLRLYSNGILMFEGPFRSHREASTQRCLQDLMDGYFPSELQERYPEGVPFQVHDNRHEEFIDRPLFSGKGLAVGAVRKTISSVPGRKLTKDQFLNRLPKVVIKGGKVIDIRSSVEATLQGSSSGQNSPVTFIDTPALRAMNERLEIRGSGSHPSADDDVATLRVKSEDGNHSYILKMHISETIGHLRRYLEKHRGKGVPEYDVFSVFPRRCYSDETLTLACCGLTPSATLLLRPQKASSQSTDPSNSAKLKIAK from the exons ATGACCTCGCCTTTATCCATGTTGAAGAAACAAAAGCGCGTTGCTTTACCGGGACCCAGCGG GGCGCTGGGCAGCGATGCATATAGGGGACAGCTGTTCCCAG AAGTCCGATGTTGTCCACCAGAAGGTCCGCCCAGTGACCTTGAGCTCCTGTCCTCCATGATGCAGAGATTGACTCAGCTTGAAGCGACGGTCAAGAGCCAAGCAAAGGAGCTGGAGAACAAG GAGAAAAAGATCACAATTCTGGAGAGAAAATTAAACCTCACAG AGCCAAAGAAAGTTGTGGCTGACCAAGAGGATCTTATGAAGACCTGTCGCCGGCTCCACACTCAAGTGGCTGAAATGGAG AACTTCCTCATCGACTACGGTCTGATGTGggtgggagacggagaggagggcgaggaaACACCCCAGCTGGGGCTGGAGGCAGCGGAGCAGGAACAGTCCCAGGGCACTGAGAGAACCCAATGGCACCCAG ACACCTCTGCAGTCGCCGGCTTCCAGGTGAACTTTGACCTGCTCTTGCAGAACGTCAGGCAGCTCAACCTCCTGGCCGGGGAAGGGGAGTCCTTTGTTCAGCCCACGGCCATGGGAGCTCAGCTGGCTACAAGGGAACCCATTCAGCTGCGGCTGTACAGCAACGGCATCCTGATGTTCGAGGGCCCTTTCCGCTCGCACCGGGAAGCCAGCACTCAG CGGTGCCTGCAAGATCTGATGGATGGATATTTCCCCTCTGAGCTGCAGGAGAGATACCCTGAAGGAGTGCCTTTCCAA GTCCACGACAACCGACACGAGGAGTTCATCGACAGGCCACTCTTCTCTGGAAAAGGCCTAGCTGTTGGTGCAGTGAGAAAGACTATATCCTCTGTCCCTG GCAGAAAGTTGACCAAGGACCAGTTTCTGAACAGATTGCCGAAGGTGGTAATAAAGGGTGGTAAGGTGATTGATATCAGGAGCTCTGTCGAGGCTACACTGCAG GGTTCATCCAGCGGCCAGAACAGTCCGGTAACCTTCATAGACACTCCGGCACTGAGGGCTATGAATGAGAG GCTGGAGATACGTGGCTCCGGTAGTCACCCGTCTGCTGATGACGATGTGGCTACACTGCGGGTCAAGTCTGAAGACGGCAACCACAGTTACATTCTGAAAATGCACATCTCAGAAACCATAGGACACCTGCGCAGGTACCTGGAGAAACACAG AGGGAAGGGTGTTCCTGAATATGACGTCTTCAGTGTGTTCCCACGGCGCTGTTACAGTGATGAAACCCTGACACTTGCATGTTGTGGGCTTACGCCAAGTGCTACTCTGCTGTTGAGACCTCAGAAAGCCTCTTCCCAAAGTACTGATCCCTCCAATTCAGCAAAGCTAAAGATTGCAAAATGA
- the cep85 gene encoding centrosomal protein of 85 kDa isoform X2 — translation MEWQTPAVSEKFQSRFGRPPGTADSADTGGGALTSDRTEDFCRVGSGASFQPIRSQIPIPTAHVMPSTASEPHLRALEEPQASAELHRTSSASRTSSSSSSNSKSSSLSKSASSPNLDAQGGGGGGGGVGDPAGPKPDCLSRFRSLVNGLDHSLFPSGEHTRFDESQRFDTPSVEPTLNQTALTGGMCPDGRLRMQSHGRGDGQGRGTEAYKGSLENSYKALPEARSEACRAGQAGAAGPAGLYPGSLGPLQAQALQREHAAAAAANAYEAQSLQDACSALSSCHQQQQHKQQLESLRLQVEQMQLMSSGLGINVPYPSLYSAPLHPEATKWETLVKANEGLLKEKEILIERQKQHMVQLEQRLRDSELQVHGALLGRGAPYADVCMLRLQEAQRENAFLRAQFAERAECAAMEQAEAERRLGAVEAETRHLTDALRESGERHGEELRKQEERIRSRDKHINNLKKKCQKEAEQNREKQQRIETLERYLADLPTMEDYQSQNKQLLQTEEKAAQLQARLRELGVSLEEARSHAREKEALLEDQRRKERELLTTVTSLQERVQEGLEDGARLPSLDAETLRAENGVLRDEQQRLKKVIEKQHRMMEQLGSQLRALEEQVSQEDGGSQALREEVFSKERSLLELRTAMKELCVQNQDLMEQNLTLQERMADGEWKQRASSGQQPAAARLTQRLHGEMSSCLCDLRSLCNVLTQRSQGQDPNLSLLLGIAGPPTAGEQLEDWLSPEVLQKKLVEAKQLRRDVEELRTTVSDRYAQDMGENCTTQ, via the exons ATGGAGTGGCAGACACCAGCTGTGTCGGAGAAGTTCCAGAGTCGATTTGGCCGTCCGCCCGGAACGGCAGACAGTGCGGACACTGGCGGTGGAGCCTTGACATCTGACCGCACAGAAG ATTTCTGCAGGGTCGGCAGCGGCGCCTCCTTCCAGCCCATCCGCAGCCAGATTCCCATCCCCACCGCGCATGTCATGCCCTCCACGGCCTCCGAGCCCCACCTCCGCGCCCTGGAGGAGCCCCAGGCCAGCGCTGAGCTCCACAGGACCTCCTcggcctccaggacctccagcagctccagctccaaCTCCAagtcctcctcgctctccaaGTCCGCCTCCTCGCCCAACTTGGACGctcagggcggcggcggcggcggcgggggggtgggggacccCGCGGGGCCCAAGCCCGACTGCCTGAGCAGGTTCCGCAGCCTCGTCAACGGACTGGACCACTCGCTCTTCCCCTCGGGGGAGCACACCCGCTTCGACGAGAGCCAGAGGTTCGACACCCCCTCGGTGGAGCCCACGCTCAACCAGACGGCCCTGACGGGGGGGATGTGTCCCGACGGGAGGCTCAGGATGCAGTCCCACGGCCGCGGCGATGGCCAGGGCCGCGGGACGGAGGCCTACAAAGGCAGCCTGGAGAACTCTTACAAAGCGCTCCCGGAGGCCCGGTCCGAGGCCTGCAGGGCCGGCCAGGCCGGGGCGGCCGGCCCGGCAGGCCTTTACCCCGGCTCCCTGGGCCCTCTGCAGGCACAGGCTCTGCAGAGGGAgcacgcggcggcggcggcggccaacGCCTACGAAGCGCAGAGCCTTCAGGACGCGTGCAGCGCCCTGTCCAGctgccaccagcagcagcagcacaagcAGCAGCTGGAGAGCCTGCGACTGCAGGTGGAACAAATGCAG TTAATGTCCTCTGGGTTGGGCATCAATGTCCCGTACCCTTCGTTGTACTCCGCTCCCCTGCACCCTGAGGCCACGAAGTGGGAGACTCTGGTCAAAGCCAACGAGGGGctgctgaaggagaaggagatccTGATCGAGAG GCAGAAGCAGCACATGGTCCAGCTGGAGCAGCGCCTTCGGGACAGCGAGCTGCAGGTCCACGGGGCCCTCCTGGGCCGAGGGGCCCCCTACGCCGATGTGTGCATGCTCCGGCTGCAG GAGGCCCAGCGGGAGAACGCCTTCCTCCGGGCTCAGTTTGCCGAGCGGGCCGAGTGCGCCGCCATGGAGCAGGCGGAGGCGGAGCGCCGCCTGGGCGCCGTGGAGGCGGAGACGCGGCACCTGACGGACGCGTTAAGGGAGAGCGGCGAGAGGCACGGCGAGGAGCTGAggaagcaggaggagagg atccGCAGTCGAGACAAGCACATCAACAACCTGAAGAAGAAGTGCCAGAAGGAGGCGGAGCAGAACCGAGAGAAGCAGCAGCGCATCGAGACCCTGGAGCGCTACCTGGCGGACCTGCCCACCATGGAGGACTACCAGAGCCAGAACAAACAG CTGCTGCAGACGGAGGAGAAGGCGGCCCAGCTGCAGGCCCGGCTCCGGGAGCTGGGCGTGAGCCTGGAGGAGGCCCGGTCCCACGCCCGGGAGAAGGAGGCGCTGCTGGAGGACCAGCGGCGCAAGGAGAGGGAGCTTCTGACCACCGTCACCAG TCTGCAGGAGCGGGTGCAGGAGGGACTGGAGGACGGGGCCCGACTGCCTTCCCTGGACGCCGAGACGCTCCGGGCGGAGAACGGCGTCCTGAGGGACGAGCAGCAGAGACTCAAGAAG GTCATAGAGAAGCAACACCGGATGATGGAACAGCTCGGATCACAGCTTCGG GCTTTAGAGGAGCAGGTGTCTCAGGAGGACGGCGGCTCCCAGGCGCTCCGAGAGGAGGTGTTCTCCAAGGAACGGAGCCTGCTAGAGCTCCGCACCGCCATGAAGGAG CTCTGCGTCCAGAACCAGGACCTGATGGAGCAGAACCTCACGCTGCAGGAGAGGATGGCGGACGGCGAGTGGAAGCAGCGGGCCTCGTCCGGCCAGCAGCCCGCGGCGGCCCGCCTCACGCAGCGCCTGCACGGCGAGATGTCCTCGTGCCTGTGCGACCTGCGCTCGCTGTGCAACGTGCTGACCCAGCGCTCCCAGGGCCAGGACCCCAACCTCTCGCTCCTGCTGGGCATCGCGG GCCCCCCCACGGCGGGAGAGCAGCTGGAGGACTGGCTGAGCCCGGAGGTGTTGCAGAAGAAGCTGGTCGAGGCGAAGCAGCTCCGCCGTGACGTGGAGGAACTACGCACCACCGTCTCCGATCGCTACGCCCAGGACATGGGCGAGAACTGCACCACCCAatga
- the wdtc1 gene encoding WD and tetratricopeptide repeats protein 1, protein MSAVNITKDLLGRQIRDKRALGFQRNYHVTDPFIKRLGLESELQGHTGCVNCLEWNEKGDLLASGSDDQHAIIWEPFKHKKLTTMHTGHAANIFSVKFLPHSGDRILVTGAADTKVHVHDISVKETIHMFSDHTNRVKRIATAPMWPNTFWSAAEDGIIRQYDLRESSKRSEVLIDLTEFCGQLVEAKCLAVNPRDNNYMAVGANGPFVRLYDIRMIHNYRKSVSQNTSAAVHTFCDRQKPIPEGAGQYYVAGHIPVKLPDYNNRLRVLVATYVTFSPDGTELLVNMGGEQVYLFDLTFKQRPSTYLLPQKCQSSTDVPKTANGVTNGVHLPANHLRLAQGNIFSRCVELPPHLERVKQQANDAFSQQHWTQAIQLYSLGIHQASDNAMLYGNRAAAYMKRKWDGDHYDALRDCLKALTLNPAHLKAHFRLARCLFELKYVAEALECLGDFKGKFPEQAHSSACDALEKDIKAALFIKAESGEDKKANASIRFHSTPRKESIPEDEVALRERSFDYKHRYCGHCNTTTDIKEANFFGSKGQYIVSGSDDGSLFIWEKETTNLVRILQGDESIVNCLQPHPSYCFLATSGIDPVVRLWNPRPEVEVENGRVVEDMEGAAQANQRRMNADPLDVMLLNMGYRIMRGGGPEDSDDEENSEGQVQCRPS, encoded by the exons ATGTCTGCTGTCAATATCACTAAAGACCTACTGGGCAGACAGATCAGG GACAAGAGAGCGTTGGGCTTTCAAAGAAACTACCATGTGACTGACCCCTTCATCAAGAGGCTGGGTCTGGAGTCGGAGCTTCAG GGCCACACTGGGTGTGTGAATTGCCTAGAATGGAACGAAAAAGGAGA CCTGTTAGCTTCAGGCTCAGATGACCAACATGCCATCATCTGGGAACCCTTCAAACACAAAAAGTTAACAACTATGCATACAGGACATGCAGCCAACATCTTCTCGGTGAAG TTCCTCCCGCACTCAGGAGACCGGATACTGGTGACGGGCGCCGCCGACACCAAGGTGCACGTTCACGACATCTCCGTCAAGGAAACCATCCACATGTTCTCGGACCACACCAACCGGGTGAAGCGCATCGCCACGGCGCCCATGTGGCCCAACACCTTCTGGAGCGCGGCGGAGGACGGCATCATCAG GCAGTACGACCTGAGGGAGAGCAGTAAGCGGTCCGAGGTGCTGATTGACCTGACGGAGTTCTGTGGGCAGCTGGTGGAGGCTAAGTGTCTGGCTGTGAACCCCCGAGACAACAACTACATGGCGGTGGGCGCCAACGGGCCCTTCGTACGGCTGTATGACATCCGGATGATCCACAACTACAG AAAGTCCGTAAGTCAGAATACATCGGCTGCGGTGCACACTTTCTGCGACAGGCAAAAGCCCATCCCTGAAGGAGCTGGACAATATTACGTTGCAG GACACATACCAGTGAAACTCCCAGACTATAACAATCGCCTCAGAGTCCTGGTAGCCACTTACGTGACCTTCAGTCCAGATGGCACTGAGTTGCTGGTCAACATGGGCGGGGAACAG gtgtatttatttgatttgacatTCAAACAAAGGCCATCCACGTACCTTCTTCCACAAAAGTGCCAATCATCAACAG ATGTTCCGAAGACAGCCAATGGAGTAACGAATGGTGTCCACCTGCCTGCCAACCACTTACGTTTAGCTCAAGGCAACATCTTTTCTAG GTGTGTTGAGCTGCCCCCACACCTGGAGCGGGTGAAGCAGCAGGCCAACGACGCCTTCTCCCAGCAACACTGGACACAGGCCATCCAGCTGTACAGCCTGGGGATACACCAGGCCAGCGACAACGCCATGCTGTACGGGAACCGGGCCGCCGCCTACATGAAGCGCAAGTG GGACGGGGACCACTACGACGCTCTCAGGGACTGCCTGAAAGCCCTCACACTGAACCCTGCCCACCTGAAGGCTCACTTCAGGCTCGCCCGCTGCCTGTTTGAGCTCAAGTACGTGGCGGAGGCGCTGGAGTGCCTGGGCGACTTCAAGGGGAAGTTCCCCGAGCAGGCCCACAGCAGTGCCTGCGACGCCCTGGAGAAGGACATCAAGGCGGCGCTCTTCATCAAGGCCGAGTCAG GCGAGGACAAGAAGGCAAACGCTTCGATCCGTTTCCACTCCACCCCGCGTAAAGAGTCCATCCCGGAGGACGAGGTCGCGTTGAGGGAGCGCAGCTTCGACTACAAGCACCGTTACTGCGGCCACTgcaacaccaccaccgacaTCAAAGAGGCCAACTTCTTCGGGAG TAAGGGCCAATACATTGTGAGTGGCTCTGACGATGGCTCCTTATTCATCTGGGAAAAAGAGACGACTAACCTGGTGCGGATACTGCAAGGGGACGAGTCCATAGTCAACTGCCTGCAGCCCCATCCCAGCTACTGCTTCCTGGCCACCAGTGGCATCGACCCCGTGGTCCGGTTATGGAACCCAAGACCAGAG gtggaggtggagaacgGCCGCGTCGTGGAGGACATGGAGGGCGCCGCCCAGGCCAACCAGCGCCGTATGAACGCGGACCCCCTGGACGTGATGCTGCTGAACATGGGGTACCGCATCATGAGGGGCGGCGGGCCCGAGGACTCGGACGACGAGGAGAACTCTGAGGGACAAGTGCAATGTCGGCCGAGCTAA